The Vanrija pseudolonga chromosome 1, complete sequence genomic sequence CATCActgcgcacgacgacgacccgtcgcccaagggcgaggccgtcccgctcgacgagagcgagtTCACGTACGTGCCCGCGGGCATGGTCGCACTGACCCCAGCGACAAGGAGTactcgcgcctgcgcctcaAGTTTGACTTTATCCTCCTCCCGATGATGATGATCCGCGAGTGCGCACCGTGCCTGCTCGCTGACTGACCCCAGTCTACGGCCTGCAGTACAGCGACAAGATGTCCCTCTCTGCCGGGGTCATCTTCGGGCTGCGCGAGGACACGGGGCTCGTTAAGAACCAGTACGCCGACCTGACGACCTACTTCAACGTCGCGTACGCGATCGCGCAGTACCCAATGGCGTATGCGCTGCAGCGCTTCCCACTCGGCCGCAGCCTGGCCGTGTGCATCATCATCTGGGGCGCCATGGTCATGGTGCTCGCCGCGTGCAACAACTACTCGCAGCtcagcgcgacgcgcttcTTCCTCGGCTGGTTCGAGAGCGTCATCACGCCCGGCTTTGCAATCTTCACGGCGAGCTGGTACCTCCGCCGCGAGCAGACGCTGCGCCAGATGTGCTACTACGCGATGAGTGCGTGGGCCTCTGGCTGAGCTGACGCCCAGACTCCTTCTTCTCAATCATCTTCGGCCTGGGCAACTACTACGTCGCGCTGaacgcccagcgccgcggcggcctggcggCATGGCGCGTCATCaacctcttcctcggcgggACGACGGTCGGGATGGGCATCGTGTTCCTCGTGTTTGGCGGCACGCCCGACGAGGTGTGGTGGCTCAGCCGGCGCGAGAAGCGCATGGCCAAGGCCCGCATCGTGTCCAacggcactggcggcggcgagcagcacccGTGGCGGTGGGACCACGTCAAGGAGTGCCTCAAGGACAGGCAGTACTGGCATGCGGTCGTGTACCAGGTCACTGGCAACATCCCCAACGGCGGGTTGACGACGTTCCAGGTGGGCGCGGCCGCGTTGTTCAGCAGAGCAACCACTCATCACTCCCCAGACCCTCATATTCAAGTCGTTCGGCTTCACgtcgctcgagacgctgctcTACTCGATGCCAATGTACGCCGTGACCTTCACGGGCGTGATCACGtccgcgctgctcgtcaaCCGCTGGCCCAAGCTCCGCTTCCCCATCGCCATCTTCGTGCAGCTGTGCACCatgtcggcgctgctcgtcgccggcgtgggtGCGGACAAGGTGTCCCGCTGGGGCAAGTTTGGCGCGTGGACGCTCAACCTCATGTTCTCCATCTCGCACTTTATCGTCGGGTGGCCCATCATGTCGTGGGTGGCGTGGGCTGGATGACAGCTGACGACAGGTTCAACATTGCGGGCAGGACCAAGAAGAGCTTTACCGGCGCGTCGCTGCTCTTCATCTTCTGCATCGGCAACATTATCGGCGCGAACATCTTCCTGCGTGAGTGCGACAGACGACGGGGAGCCTTGGCAACTGACCGACCGCCCAGCAAAGGAAGCCCCGCGCTACGTCAAAGGCCTGACCGTC encodes the following:
- the SPCC757.13_0 gene encoding putative transporter, which produces MTDEKTKEAPLTAVITAHDDDPSPKGEAVPLDESEFTDKEYSRLRLKFDFILLPMMMIRDDKMSLSAGVIFGLREDTGLVKNQYADLTTYFNVAYAIAQYPMAYALQRFPLGRSLAVCIIIWGAMVMVLAACNNYSQLSATRFFLGWFESVITPGFAIFTASWYLRREQTLRQMCYYAMNSFFSIIFGLGNYYVALNAQRRGGLAAWRVINLFLGGTTVGMGIVFLVFGGTPDEVWWLSRREKRMAKARIVSNGTGGGEQHPWRWDHVKECLKDRQYWHAVVYQVTGNIPNGGLTTFQTLIFKSFGFTSLETLLYSMPMYAVTFTGVITSALLVNRWPKLRFPIAIFVQLCTMSALLVAGVGADKVSRWGKFGAWTLNLMFSISHFIVGWPIMSFNIAGRTKKSFTGASLLFIFCIGNIIGANIFLPKEAPRYVKGLTVCAVMIAVNVVNFLFWWQYYVAENKRREAAFVASGLSVEERDAQNRANGENDLTDMQNPHFRYLC